The genomic DNA CTTCACCCCCACCAAAGGGGACGATACCGAGAACTATTCAGCAGTGTAGTGTAGGGTCTTTTCAACAACCTTTCTTTGGCTGACTCAAGCCGATGCCCAACGGCAACAAAGTTCGAATCCAGTCTGCTAGCCCAATCTGTTTAAAATCTAGGACTTTTAGGGATGAGTTAGCTTTAATCGTTTAGATTCGAATGCAGCGTCTTTGAGATAAATTCCCATGCGCCGGGAGAAAACTTCTAACTGTCTCGCTATATTTTATTTGGTTTTTGTTACGCGTGAATACCTTTGACTTCTCTTCTCAAATGCAATATTCCCACCGTCCAGTTCCAACAGGTGCTCTACAATATCTACATCCTCGAGAGAACCGCAGCACCCCTTTTCGGATTTCTTCTGGCTCTCTCTGATTTTCTGCTCCATGTATAGCACCTGCTCGCTGTCGGCTAACACTGGTATGTTAGGAACATGTGTTACGAATATTAGTTGTCTCTCCGACTTAACCTTACGTATTTGCTCGACCAATTCATGAGTTATCAAGCCGGGACCCAATTCGTCCTCAGGTTGATCTATGATTAGCGGCAATCCCTTTGGCACCATAGCCACAGATATTAGTGCAAGCGCCTGTTCTCCTCCAGATAGCCCCGAATCGACTGGGGTATATTCCGTATCTCCTTCTCTTTGGTAACTTATGACAAATCTGTCATCCAGTAGGCACTCCTCCAACTGCAATATGTCTGCATCATTCATGCAAAACAGCACGGTCTCTGTATTAGGAGTAACTCCTACGCATTTGTCTGTCACCCCTTTGCTAACACGCCCCCTCACGAGGTCAGCTAATTCTTTGGGGGACAGGCCGTCGGTCACAAGAGTCAACTGGTCTTCTTTGTGCGAAATCCTTACAGCCACGCTCGTCAGGCGGTCTACGATTTCTGTCAGTTTGCCCCTGTATCCTGTTCTTTCTACATTGATTATCAATTCAGCTTTAATAGTGGATGCTGAGCCTCTTGAGATCATCTCGACCACCATTTGCCGCTTTTTCTTAATCTCGCTCCACCTGTCACCAAATCTTTGCAGAAGCGCTTTGCGTTGTTTGAAAAGTCCCGCAATCTCTTTCTCCGCTTGCTCAAATTCCCTTTTTTGGTCCAGCAATCCTGCAAGAGTTTTGCGTCTTTCCGTAATGTGATCTATTAGCCCGTCACCTACAGCTCTCGCATCCCCAGGTTTCACCGCTTTCTTGATCTTTTCATCCAATTCATCAGATCGTGCTTTTCTCAGATTTTCTAGCCCTGACAAACCCTCAATGCCCTTGGTGATAGCAGTACTCCCATACAAAGTACTTTCTTTCAGCTTCTTGACTGTTGTCTCGAATATCTCTGATGCCCGCATTGAGTAATCCGACGGCGATGCAGACTCCGGCTTGAATTCAGTGCCCTTCATCGCATTTTCCCCTACTACCACTTCAACAGGCTTGTCCTCCGCAAACTCAATCTGCGGCACCAAATTACCTGGTTTCCACCTGGGCTCAAGACGTAGCAACTCCTTCTTACACCCATCTATCTTCAGTTCCTCCTCAGCCCAGAGTTTCTTTTCAACGACTGCTGGAGATGTACTCAACTGCTCAAGTTCTTCTATCTCTTTCTGCAACTGGTCAATCCCCGAAGCTGCTTCCTTCAACTCATCCCTTCTTTTCAGTTTGCCTACAATGCTTTCACGGTTATCCTTAAGCTCACCCTTGACGGTTTTAGCCCCATTCAGCTCTAACAATTCCACGTCCCGCTTTGCCAGGTCGATTCCGCCAAGTGAGTCAACAATATTCATCTGTTGGTCAGCATTTTCCTTGATTTTCGTCACTTCGCCTTGGGGGTAGACTTCAATGGGGAACACTTCACGCACGTCCCGACCACTATCGCGCTTGAATTCAGATCCATTCCATAGCAGATACACTTCGGGGGTGCCAGTTATCTGAAATGCCGGCTTCGCACTTTTGCCAAGCTTAGTCCAGGTAAATACTCTTGTGACGGCATAGAACTTCTCTCTGATAGACAGATACAAGGTCACGTCTCCGCCATCTCCAATAAATGCCTTCATCCTATCCGTAAACTTGGCTAGTTTATCCGGGTCGCTCGGAACTGCATTCAAAGCAAATCTGATACAATCCAATAACGCAGATTTTCCAGCATAATTACGCCCAATGATGCTGTTTTGATTTGGGCTTAACGCCACCTTTAATCCGTCCAACATAGCTCCATTAACAGAAATCCCGATGATGTGTGGATGTGAGTAAGCCGTTCGGCTGGGATCCGTAAAGAAGAAGCCCTCCCGGAATTCTAGCCTACCCTCCTTGTCGTGGATTTCGGTGATCTCGTGGCACACACGTAATTCAGGCTCATAAATGACTTGCTGAACGCCCTCAAGGCTCGGCTTCGTCATCTTAATCCACGTCACCTTTTCTTCGAAGTCATCCAAACGGTGACAATCTGATACGTTTACGAATCCGAAAGAATTTGTAATGACACTCGTGTCCATGTTCTTATACAGCAACCGCACTGAACCCCCAGCCTCGCTCACCTTCTTTATACTTCCAGAAGGTGCTGCTAATATCCGGATGAGTCGGTTATTCAAGACTTCGTTGCGCGACCTGAATCCCTTAAATCCCCAAAGCCCATCTGAATTATCTACGTGCGGTCCTACAACTATTCCGCCCAACGAGTCGATCTCCTCGAATACCTCTTGAATAGTGTGCGGTGATTTGGCACTTAGAAACCGACCGACCTTGTCTTCCTTTTCACCTTTGCCAGACATTCCGAGCCGGCTCAACATAAGCTCAATCTTCCCCAAGTCCGCAGACTCGTCGAAAATCCCAACTACGTGCGGCCCTTCATAGGTTGTTATTTCAACACCGGGGAGAATATGAATCCTGCTTGTGCCCGCTTTACGCGCCGCAGCCGCTAATTCAATCAGCCGTCCGCACCAAGAGACGCAATTGTGGTCTGTAATCGCTACTAAATCAAGAGAGGTTTTGCTCAACGCTTCGAAGTAGTCCGCTACGCTCACACTTCTGGCTTTCCTAGTCTGCCCCTCAACCGCATCCCAGTCCCATGGCGTCGCGGGAGTGTGAAGATGCAGATTCGTCTTCACGAATCTAGCCCCACCCGGAGAATCCAAGAATATTTTCAGTTCTGATATTGAGACAGGCATCTCTCCCCCCGTTCGTCGAACTTTATACTAACCAACCGTGCTCGGTTCCGATTCATTTATAACAGGCTTGCGACCCAGTCGGTGCTTTCCAAACAATAGATCCAATGTGGCAGCTTGGGCCTTCAATTGTTTGCCCCTCCCATGCCGACAATCTCCATCAGCTTCCCGTAGCTGGTTACCACGTCGTATTTCACGTGCTCCGGATCAACCTTGCGGTTGACCTCTGCGAAAAACTTGCGGGCGCATTCGATTTTCGTATCCTCAATTGCACGCAGCTGCATGCTGGACATGGAGCCTTTGGTCTCGGCGACGAAATAGATGTGTTTAACCGAGCCTTCCTTAAAGGAAATGGCCCAGTCCGGGTTATAGTCGCCAACTGGGGTAGGAATCAGGAACCCCCTTGGAAGCTTTGCGTAGACAACCACCTCGGCGCTGGAATCTAGCTCTTTCACAAACTCTCGTTCAACCTTGGAGTCGGTAATCACGTAGTCGTAAATGTGATGCTTCAGCTTCTCGCTGGCTTTGGTGAAGTCTTGCTTGCTTTGACCGGCAGTGAAAATATCGGTATCGTGGGTCTCGGCGATGCTGTCGTAGCTCAGCTTTTCAATAATGATTGTGGCCTTCTGCTCGTTGATAAGCCGTGAGCTTTCAGCAATGAAATGCTCCGGGTTCTGTTTGAATTGCTTGAACACCACCGCCTGAACGCCGCTCAATACCTCTGCGATAGTCTTTCTTGTCAGTTGGGTGTTTTCGGCAATTTTGCCGAGTAGGTCATAGGTAACCATGGAATGGATTGACGCTTTATGGGTTTCGACCGAAGTATTGGTCAGAGCAAATCCATCGCCGTTTCTGAGTTGGGCATCAGTAATCTGCTCACCCTGAACGCCACTTTGGATGGTGTACTGCAGTGGAGTTACCCTCAGTTCTTTGTCCAGAGCCCAGATGCTGTTTCGGATGAGTTCACTGGAATCGAATTCCACACGGTAGACCGCCTTCTGATTGATGCGGCTCCAGAGCGCCTTGAACTCTTTCTTCTCAAAGTTGGCATTCAGTGGATTGGTTTTCGGCTTGCGGTCATCGCCCAAGTCAGGTAGCTGGGATTCGCTGAAGACGCTATCAATAAGGGCGTATATCTGCTTTGTATGAGGGGCCAGATCAGGAGGAAGGGTTGCCAGGGTACCGTTGGCTTTTGCCTCGTGGTAAGCCTCGGCAACTTGGTCCACGTCATCGGTATAGTCGTTCTTGAGCAAGTACTTGTAAATTTGCTTGGCCATGACCGGAGTAATTTCCACTGTCCCAGTTTCCGTAGTGATGACTTTCGAAGTGAAGTAGGCCTCATCCGCCTTGCGGGGGCGCGCAGAGAGTGAGTCGGCGATCTCGCGCTGAAGGTTTCCGACAAAGTCCTTATAGCTCTCGCTGGCAACAACGGTCAGGATATTCACATCATGAACCGTCGCCGGGTTGTCCATGCGGTCTCCAAGCTGGTTGACGCTAATCCGCAATCCCCGGCCAACTTCCTGGCGGCGCGAGATCGTGTTGTCGCTATGTTTCAGCATGCACATAACGAAGACATTGGGATTGTCCCAGCCTTCACGCAAGGCTGAATGCGAGAAGATGAACCGGACCGGTTCCGCGAAAGAAAGCAGCCGTTCTTTATTTTTCAAGATCAAATCATAGGCATCGACGTCATCGGAAAGCCCGGCATCCTCTCCGCGCGTTTTAAAGGTCGGGTCGGCGAGCTTCTTCGTTTTCTTGTCGATGGAAAAATACCCATCATGGGTGCGGCTAACCTGAATACCGTCAAGATATTTCTGGTATCTGCCACCGTCCAAAGGGAGTTGACTCAAGAATTCAGATTTGAGTTGTTCGTACTCTTCTTCAAATATCCGCGCATACTCTCCTTTTTCATCGGCTTGGTCGTAGTCTCGGTATTTAGCGACCTCATCGATGAAGAAAAGGGACAGCACCTTGATCTCCTGAGCAAAGAGACCCCGCTCTTTCTCAAGATGTGCCTTAATCGCTTCCCTGATCTGAATCCGACGGATGGTTTTCTCCGTAATGTCGCCGGCCGCATCGCCCGCATTCAGAACCTGGCCATTGGTGAACTCGACCATGTCCCTGCTGGCGTCGATCTGGGCGATGACAAAGCCGCGATATTGATCCAGCTCGTTTGATTCAACGAATAGATCCTTGCCTCGCTCCAGCCGCTTGATGACTCGTTTGATTCCATCTCCCTGGCGCATTTCCATCTCAATCCGCGCAACCGGTGCTTTCTTGGAGATTTCGATGGACTCCAGATAAAGATAGGCGTTAGTGCCCGCCAGACCTTTTACGGCGATGCCGCGTACCGCGATCTTCTTCACCAGCTTCTGGTTAAAGGCGTCTAGGGCGTCAAGGCGATGAATTTTGTTGTACGTAGTCCGGTGGGTGGCCGAGTAACGCAGGATCACTAGAGGTTTAAACTTGGCCAGTGCCTCCAGCGTCTTTTGGCCTTCCATCTTCTGAGGTTCATCCAGGATCAGGATGGGTCGGTTGCTACTGATCACATCAATAGGCTTACGCGACTGGAAATCGTCCAACTCGTCGTAGATGCGGCGGTTATCCGCTCCCGTGGCATTGAACGCCTGGATATTGATGACCATGACGTTGATGCCTGCATCGGAGGAGAAGCCTTCCAGGTGGTGCAGCTGCTTGGAGTTGTAAGCGAAAAAACGGACCTTCTTGCCGTAGCTCTCGGTAAAATGCTCGGCGGTGATTTCCAGTGACTTGAGCACCCCTTCGCGGATGGCGATACTGGGCACCACCACAATGAACTTGGTCCAGCCGTACCGCTTGTTCATCTCAAAAACGGTCTTGATGTAGCAGTAAGTCTTGCCGGTACCGGTTTCCATTTCCACATCAAGATTGACCTTGCATCCGGCGCTGGATGTAAGCTTGTCGGACAGAGTCAGGTTCTGCCGCCGCTGTACGGCCCGGATATTGGTAAGCAACCGAGCATCGGTCAGCTGAAGATCGGAGTTCTTAAAGCCGGTCTGTTCAACATCCATGCCCGGCAATACTGGCCTGTGTGCCAGTAGCTTGTTGTTCATGCCGGGATCAATTCGGTACGCGATACCCGAGGTATTCACCTGTCCCGCAAAACAGTCAACTACAGATTCAACCGCGCTGGTCTGGTAGGGCTGGACTTTGAACTTAAGTTTCATGCCAAGCCCTCCTTATATCGATTTCACTTCGGTGCTCGGAGACATCTGCTTGAAGATCTGCTCCACGTTGATCTTTACAGCGTCGGAAACAAAGCCGCTATCACGGAACACAACCCGCAACGGCTCAAACTTAGCCAGTTCCTTGACCAAGTCCTCGTTCACGCCGGTATCAAAGCAGGCGATGAGGTCGTATGGCGGTTGGTTTACGAAGAGGACGGTTTTGTCCTGGATGGTCTCTCTTCGGATAGGTAAAGAAAGATCCACGCCCCAGTCCAATAACACCTGGAAGAGCAGGTCTTCAGGATTGCGATCAGGCTTGATATTACCGGTAAAGATTTTCAGCTGAGCTTGCTCTATTGAGTCTGGAGTGTAGTAGACGTCGGCCATGTTAGATGAATCCACCTTGAGTACGCGGAAGCCGATATCCTTGTTCCACGCTTCATGGCATTCGCCTTCTAGAATCTTCTCGCCAGCCCGGCGGATACGATCCTTACTTATCTCGGTAATGGTGTTGTATCCAGCCTTGAAGGACTCAGACTTTTCATCGCAAGGTTCAGGGATCTGTACCAAGATGAATTTGCGTTTGGCTCCGTCTATCGCATTGAGTTGCATTACAGCATCGGCAGTGGTTGCAGAACCTGCGAAAAAGTCGAGAACGATGTCGTCTGTCGTGCAACCACATAAATAACAAAGAGCCCTTATTAACAAGGTTGGCTTAGGATTTTCGAAAAATTTATCGAATCCGAAATATGATTTAATTTCTTTTGCCGAATCGCTATTCGTTACTTCAGAATAAATTGATCTAAAAACTCTTCCTTCTGGTTGATACACCTTATGTTGAACTGTCCATTGGTCATCTTTTCCGTGTATAATTCTAATCTGCCCTGAATCCTTTTTTTCTCGAAAAGATCTTTCTGAAACTTGCCATGTGCCATTTTTTATTATACTACCGTCAGGGCACTCAACATCATAGATAATTGGACTTTGTAAACCACCTCTATGCAAAGTGTCCCAGTAGAATATTCCTTGATAATCCTCCTCCTTGTATCTTTTCAAATAATCTTCATCATATGGGACTCGCCATTTTTTATCTTGGTGAACAACCGATTTTCCATAAATCATAATAAATTCATGGTCGACGGCGATAAATTTAGAGTCGTTTCCTCCCCCCTTCCTTTTTTGCCAGATCAAATCGCTAATGAAGTTATCAGACCCAAATATTTCATCACCAACTTTACGAACATTGTGAACCTCATTCTCATCAATGCTTATAAAAATAACTCCATCATCCCGCAGTAGATTTCTAGCCAGTTTCAAACGCGGATATATCATGGAAAGCCAATCAGAATGGAACCGCCCATTGGCTTCGGTGTTTGCCACCAGCCGATTGCCTTCCTCATCCTTCTGATTCGACCGCTTCAGGAATTCACCTGAAGTTTCGGCAAAGTCGTCTTCGTATATGAAGTCATTCCCCGTGTTATAGGGAGGGTCAATGTAGATCATTTTGACCTTGCCGAGGTAGGTCTCTTGGATAAGTTTGAGCGCATCGAGGTTGTCACCCTCGATAAACAGGTTCTTCGTGGTGTCAAATCCCACGCTCTCTTCCCGACAGGGGCGCAGGGTCTTGGCAATTGGCGCGTTGGCGGTAATTAGTGCCTCGCGTTTGCCAGGCCAGTTGAGGTGGTAGCGCTCCTGCGGACCTTCTACGATGGATTCGGAAAGCTCCTGCCGTAACAAATCAAAATCCACACCCAGCTTCAACCGGCCGGCTTCATCTTTGGCCTCGGTCACACAGCCGGGGAACAATTCGCGAATACGAGCGATGTTCTCCTGGGTCAGGTTCGGGGAGTGCATTTTCATCTTATCCATCATGTCCGTCCTTTAAGCGTGACTAGCGCTCCGTGTAAACTAAGCGGATGGGTTAGCTTTTTAAGTTCTTGTTTCAGGTCACGCAGTTCTGCGTTGATCGCGACTTTGCGGTTGAATTGTTTTTCTTTACGTAGCCTTATCTTGCATCGTTCCAGCTCTCGTTGTTTGAGTCGAATAAGTTCTATTCTTTCCACCCACGCCGGAAAACCTTCAGCCGGCCGTTGCGGAAATGGCATCAGGGGTGTTAGCAAATGGCCGTAAAGGGCCTCGAGGTCGAAAACCAACGGCAGGGACTTGCGTGGCGTATCGCTGGGTGCCCAGTCACCATCGAAATATTCGCTGATGACCCACCCCGCAGAATTCGCTTCACTCGGCCGCTTAAAGGCAGCAACAGCTTTTACTTTGCCGTCGAACCGAAGCTCAAAGAGGATCGGAAAGGGAATGGCATAGTCAATGCAGCGCAACACTTCGGGTTTGAGTTCGCCATCTTTAAGGGCAATGCTGAAAACCTGAATCTCTGGAACAGACAGAGTGCCTTTGATATTGATGGTTTCCGGGGCGAGCTTATAT from Dehalogenimonas sp. W includes the following:
- a CDS encoding TrlF family AAA-like ATPase encodes the protein MPVSISELKIFLDSPGGARFVKTNLHLHTPATPWDWDAVEGQTRKARSVSVADYFEALSKTSLDLVAITDHNCVSWCGRLIELAAAARKAGTSRIHILPGVEITTYEGPHVVGIFDESADLGKIELMLSRLGMSGKGEKEDKVGRFLSAKSPHTIQEVFEEIDSLGGIVVGPHVDNSDGLWGFKGFRSRNEVLNNRLIRILAAPSGSIKKVSEAGGSVRLLYKNMDTSVITNSFGFVNVSDCHRLDDFEEKVTWIKMTKPSLEGVQQVIYEPELRVCHEITEIHDKEGRLEFREGFFFTDPSRTAYSHPHIIGISVNGAMLDGLKVALSPNQNSIIGRNYAGKSALLDCIRFALNAVPSDPDKLAKFTDRMKAFIGDGGDVTLYLSIREKFYAVTRVFTWTKLGKSAKPAFQITGTPEVYLLWNGSEFKRDSGRDVREVFPIEVYPQGEVTKIKENADQQMNIVDSLGGIDLAKRDVELLELNGAKTVKGELKDNRESIVGKLKRRDELKEAASGIDQLQKEIEELEQLSTSPAVVEKKLWAEEELKIDGCKKELLRLEPRWKPGNLVPQIEFAEDKPVEVVVGENAMKGTEFKPESASPSDYSMRASEIFETTVKKLKESTLYGSTAITKGIEGLSGLENLRKARSDELDEKIKKAVKPGDARAVGDGLIDHITERRKTLAGLLDQKREFEQAEKEIAGLFKQRKALLQRFGDRWSEIKKKRQMVVEMISRGSASTIKAELIINVERTGYRGKLTEIVDRLTSVAVRISHKEDQLTLVTDGLSPKELADLVRGRVSKGVTDKCVGVTPNTETVLFCMNDADILQLEECLLDDRFVISYQREGDTEYTPVDSGLSGGEQALALISVAMVPKGLPLIIDQPEDELGPGLITHELVEQIRKVKSERQLIFVTHVPNIPVLADSEQVLYMEQKIRESQKKSEKGCCGSLEDVDIVEHLLELDGGNIAFEKRSQRYSRVTKTK
- a CDS encoding DEAD/DEAH box helicase family protein; the protein is MKLKFKVQPYQTSAVESVVDCFAGQVNTSGIAYRIDPGMNNKLLAHRPVLPGMDVEQTGFKNSDLQLTDARLLTNIRAVQRRQNLTLSDKLTSSAGCKVNLDVEMETGTGKTYCYIKTVFEMNKRYGWTKFIVVVPSIAIREGVLKSLEITAEHFTESYGKKVRFFAYNSKQLHHLEGFSSDAGINVMVINIQAFNATGADNRRIYDELDDFQSRKPIDVISSNRPILILDEPQKMEGQKTLEALAKFKPLVILRYSATHRTTYNKIHRLDALDAFNQKLVKKIAVRGIAVKGLAGTNAYLYLESIEISKKAPVARIEMEMRQGDGIKRVIKRLERGKDLFVESNELDQYRGFVIAQIDASRDMVEFTNGQVLNAGDAAGDITEKTIRRIQIREAIKAHLEKERGLFAQEIKVLSLFFIDEVAKYRDYDQADEKGEYARIFEEEYEQLKSEFLSQLPLDGGRYQKYLDGIQVSRTHDGYFSIDKKTKKLADPTFKTRGEDAGLSDDVDAYDLILKNKERLLSFAEPVRFIFSHSALREGWDNPNVFVMCMLKHSDNTISRRQEVGRGLRISVNQLGDRMDNPATVHDVNILTVVASESYKDFVGNLQREIADSLSARPRKADEAYFTSKVITTETGTVEITPVMAKQIYKYLLKNDYTDDVDQVAEAYHEAKANGTLATLPPDLAPHTKQIYALIDSVFSESQLPDLGDDRKPKTNPLNANFEKKEFKALWSRINQKAVYRVEFDSSELIRNSIWALDKELRVTPLQYTIQSGVQGEQITDAQLRNGDGFALTNTSVETHKASIHSMVTYDLLGKIAENTQLTRKTIAEVLSGVQAVVFKQFKQNPEHFIAESSRLINEQKATIIIEKLSYDSIAETHDTDIFTAGQSKQDFTKASEKLKHHIYDYVITDSKVEREFVKELDSSAEVVVYAKLPRGFLIPTPVGDYNPDWAISFKEGSVKHIYFVAETKGSMSSMQLRAIEDTKIECARKFFAEVNRKVDPEHVKYDVVTSYGKLMEIVGMGGANN
- a CDS encoding site-specific DNA-methyltransferase, translated to MDKMKMHSPNLTQENIARIRELFPGCVTEAKDEAGRLKLGVDFDLLRQELSESIVEGPQERYHLNWPGKREALITANAPIAKTLRPCREESVGFDTTKNLFIEGDNLDALKLIQETYLGKVKMIYIDPPYNTGNDFIYEDDFAETSGEFLKRSNQKDEEGNRLVANTEANGRFHSDWLSMIYPRLKLARNLLRDDGVIFISIDENEVHNVRKVGDEIFGSDNFISDLIWQKRKGGGNDSKFIAVDHEFIMIYGKSVVHQDKKWRVPYDEDYLKRYKEEDYQGIFYWDTLHRGGLQSPIIYDVECPDGSIIKNGTWQVSERSFREKKDSGQIRIIHGKDDQWTVQHKVYQPEGRVFRSIYSEVTNSDSAKEIKSYFGFDKFFENPKPTLLIRALCYLCGCTTDDIVLDFFAGSATTADAVMQLNAIDGAKRKFILVQIPEPCDEKSESFKAGYNTITEISKDRIRRAGEKILEGECHEAWNKDIGFRVLKVDSSNMADVYYTPDSIEQAQLKIFTGNIKPDRNPEDLLFQVLLDWGVDLSLPIRRETIQDKTVLFVNQPPYDLIACFDTGVNEDLVKELAKFEPLRVVFRDSGFVSDAVKINVEQIFKQMSPSTEVKSI
- a CDS encoding DUF4391 domain-containing protein translates to MTTTTLFEYPRNAAFGRVLPKNKIYEHAHPSSAIKELFVRQVEQIAWQYKLAPETINIKGTLSVPEIQVFSIALKDGELKPEVLRCIDYAIPFPILFELRFDGKVKAVAAFKRPSEANSAGWVISEYFDGDWAPSDTPRKSLPLVFDLEALYGHLLTPLMPFPQRPAEGFPAWVERIELIRLKQRELERCKIRLRKEKQFNRKVAINAELRDLKQELKKLTHPLSLHGALVTLKGRT